The nucleotide sequence AGGGCCTATTCCCTCCGCCTCTCTTGATAAGAGTATTCAGATTTAGTTTTCCATCATGTTGAGTAGTATAAAAAGAATAAAATAATTTGTCAAGTCTATCTTTTCTAAAAATTATGAAACCATTACTTCTTTCAGCCGTTTACTATATAGAGGTGAGAAAATATGATTTTATGGATTGCATTTGCACTTTTTTCAGGTTATTTGATCGGCTGCCTTCATGGTTCTTCCCTTGCCCAGCTCTTATCCGGCGTCAATGTCAAAAAAGAAGGCGTCAAAAATTCTGGAGCGTCCAATGCGGCAATCGTCCTTGGCTGGAAATACGGCGCACTGGTCGCTTTTTGGGACATCCTGAAAGGAGCTCTCGCCGTCGTCGGATTCCGCCTTTTGCTGAACAGCTTTTCTTTATCCGATGACACGGTTTGGATGCTCTTGTTCCTGGTAGGAGCCGGTGTGATTTTCGGCCACAACTTCCCATTTTATATGAACTTTGACGGCGGCAAAGGAACCGCTTCTGTCATAGGCGTCATGCTTGCGCTCGACTGGAAACTTGGGCTTGCCGGCGGATTGCTGCTGGTGCTGGCGGCACTAGTCACCAATTATTTGGTGATTGGCGTGCTGGTTTTGTATGGCATGTTTTTTGCCATCGCCTACTGGCCGGCTGAAGGCATCTGGCCCCTTGCCACTGCTGTTGCCTTATTTGCTATGGCCGTTTGGAAACATCTTGAAAACATTATTCGCATCAAAGATGGCACGGAAACAAAAGTATCTGCGGTATTTCGAAAGAAACCAGCAGGGTCCGCCTAACACAACGGCTTCACATAGGTCTTTTTGCTTCTTTTCTCTGCTTGAATAAAGTTTTTTAGAGATGCCCTTGACTTATTCGTTATTTCACAATAAAGTAAACATTACAAATCGAATAACGTACATCACTTTCTTATCCAGAGAAACCGAGGGACAGGCCCTATGACGTTTCGGCAGCGGGTTCGCTATATGCGAACACTGTGCTAATTCCTGCAGATGCTTTTTTTGCATCTGGAAGATGAGAACGAGATGGTTTCATTCTGAAGCCTTCTTTTTTCTTGTGGATAAGAAAAAAGAGGGCTTTTTTTCGTTCATTTTGAAAGAAAGTGGAAGTGTACAGTAAAGGTTTAGACAGCAAGAGGAGGCATACCAAATGATTCAATTTGAAAAGGTCGCAAAAACCTACCAGTCGGGCAAGCAGGAAATCCACGCGTTGAACGGCATTGACTTGACCGTTGAAACAGGTGAAATATATGGTGTCATCGGCTTTAGCGGCGCCGGCAAAAGTTCCTTGATCCGGACGGTCAACTTATTGGAACGGCCGACAAGCGGCCGGGTTTTGATCCACGGCAAAGACATCTCCACCCTATCCAGCAGAGAAATCCGGGAAACCCGGAAAGACATCGGCATGATTTTCCAGCATTTCAATCTGTTGAATTCAAAAACGGTGTACCACAACGTCGCCATGCCGCTTATCCTGGCAAACACACCGAAAAACAAAATCAAGGAACAAGTAAAAGACTTGCTTGATTTTGTGGGGCTTGCAGACCAAGCTGAGAAATACCCTGATCAGCTTTCCGGCGGACAGAAGCAGCGGATCGGCATTGCCCGTGCGCTTGCTACCAACCCTTCGGTTCTGCTGTGCGACGAAGCGACATCCGCGCTAGATCCGCAAACAACGCAGTCCATCCTGGAATTGCTTCGCCGCATCAACCGGGAATACAATATCACCATTTTGCTGATTACCCACGAGATGGGCGTAATCCGGGAAATCTGCGATAAAGTCGCGGTTCTCGAAGCCGGCAAAGTGATCGAACAAGGCAGCGTATTCGAAGTATTCACCAATCCGCAGCAGCCGACAACCCAGCGCTTTGTCCGTTCTGTCATGAACGACGACCTGCCTGAATCGCTTCTGAACCAAATTCAGGACCCGAACCGCAGCCATACGATCTACCGCGTCCAGTTTACAGGTCCTTCTGTCGGTCAGCCGTTGATGTCGCGGGTATCGCGGGAGTTCAATCTCGATCTGAACGTGCTGTTCGGCAACATCACCGAACTCCAAGGCGCCCCATATGGCAATTTGATCGTCGAGTTTTCCGGAACGCCGGCTGAAATTGAGCAGGCGTTGAAAGCGATTCGAAGCGACACGGTCAAAGTTGAGGAGGTTAAGAACTATGCTAGTTGATAACGAACAAATTTTAGAAGCCCTTTGGGAAACCGTTTATATGACAGGTGCTTCGTTTCTTTTTTCTTTGATCATCGGATTCCCGCTCGGAATACTGCTGGTCGTCACCCGCAAAGGGCATTTGTTGGCAAACGAGCCGGTTTCGAAAGTTTTGAACATCATCATTAATATTTTCCGCTCCGTGCCATTCATCATTTTGATGGTCGCCATCATTCCGTTGACCCGCCTGATTGTCGGCACGTCAATCGGCACAGCAGCCGCCATCGTCCCACTGGTCTTTTATGCAGGGCCGTATATCGCACGCTTAATCGAAAACTCCTTGCTTGAAGTGGATAAAGGCGTTATCGAAGCAGCGCAGGCAATGGGTGCCACCCCTGGGCAAATCATCTTCCGCTTTTTGATTCCGGAAGCCTTGAGTTCACTGG is from Planococcus liqunii and encodes:
- a CDS encoding glycerol-3-phosphate acyltransferase, whose translation is MILWIAFALFSGYLIGCLHGSSLAQLLSGVNVKKEGVKNSGASNAAIVLGWKYGALVAFWDILKGALAVVGFRLLLNSFSLSDDTVWMLLFLVGAGVIFGHNFPFYMNFDGGKGTASVIGVMLALDWKLGLAGGLLLVLAALVTNYLVIGVLVLYGMFFAIAYWPAEGIWPLATAVALFAMAVWKHLENIIRIKDGTETKVSAVFRKKPAGSA
- a CDS encoding methionine ABC transporter ATP-binding protein, whose product is MIQFEKVAKTYQSGKQEIHALNGIDLTVETGEIYGVIGFSGAGKSSLIRTVNLLERPTSGRVLIHGKDISTLSSREIRETRKDIGMIFQHFNLLNSKTVYHNVAMPLILANTPKNKIKEQVKDLLDFVGLADQAEKYPDQLSGGQKQRIGIARALATNPSVLLCDEATSALDPQTTQSILELLRRINREYNITILLITHEMGVIREICDKVAVLEAGKVIEQGSVFEVFTNPQQPTTQRFVRSVMNDDLPESLLNQIQDPNRSHTIYRVQFTGPSVGQPLMSRVSREFNLDLNVLFGNITELQGAPYGNLIVEFSGTPAEIEQALKAIRSDTVKVEEVKNYAS
- a CDS encoding methionine ABC transporter permease, with amino-acid sequence MLVDNEQILEALWETVYMTGASFLFSLIIGFPLGILLVVTRKGHLLANEPVSKVLNIIINIFRSVPFIILMVAIIPLTRLIVGTSIGTAAAIVPLVFYAGPYIARLIENSLLEVDKGVIEAAQAMGATPGQIIFRFLIPEALSSLVLALTIAIVGLIGASAMAGAIGGGGLGDLAITYGYQRFDTLVMVITVAILVILVQGVQSLGNVLSKRVRRS